One segment of Stomatobaculum sp. F0698 DNA contains the following:
- a CDS encoding HPr family phosphocarrier protein produces MQERYIKLNSVEDIKTFVRAAENCPFDIDVNYNRVYIDGKSFLGLMGMDLNQTLRVQFSGNDATFEAMLEGFAAGKNSAA; encoded by the coding sequence ATGCAAGAGAGATATATTAAATTAAATTCGGTCGAGGATATCAAAACCTTTGTCCGTGCTGCTGAAAACTGTCCTTTTGATATCGATGTGAACTACAATCGTGTTTATATCGACGGAAAGTCCTTCCTCGGACTGATGGGGATGGATCTCAATCAGACTTTACGGGTGCAGTTCAGCGGTAACGACGCGACCTTTGAAGCAATGCTTGAGGGCTTTGCCGCAGGTAAGAACAGCGCGGCCTGA
- the rnpM gene encoding RNase P modulator RnpM: protein MKQETMRSCIGCGAKKPKKELIRVVRQQGETESEIRLDFTGRSNGRGAYLCRDNACLKRCQKTRGLDRAFREHVNDSVYAALEKEFTKLNEGHGEADGAFKT from the coding sequence GTGAAACAGGAGACGATGCGCAGCTGCATCGGCTGCGGCGCGAAAAAGCCAAAGAAAGAATTGATTCGTGTTGTGCGGCAGCAGGGTGAGACCGAAAGCGAGATTCGCTTGGATTTCACCGGACGCAGCAACGGCAGAGGCGCTTATCTCTGCCGGGACAATGCATGCCTGAAGCGTTGTCAAAAGACTCGCGGGTTGGATCGCGCGTTTCGTGAGCATGTCAATGACAGTGTCTATGCCGCACTTGAAAAGGAGTTCACAAAACTGAATGAAGGACATGGGGAAGCAGACGGAGCATTTAAAACTTAA
- the nusA gene encoding transcription termination factor NusA, with the protein MKKTSKEPIESGNELKEAIELLEKEKNISKDSLLEAIQNSLLSACKNHFGTSDNVEVIMDPDSCRYRVIQKKIVVEEVPEKVRAEEKAMYISLAEAKMIDPKYELEDIVPMEVKSREFGRIATGIAKNVILQKIREEERKVIYNDYFEKEHNLVTGVVQRLNVNGNGISVSLGKCDTVLPESEQVKGEIFRPTDHIKLYVVEVKDAPKGPRISVSRTHPDLVRCLFEQEVSEVKDGTVEIKAIAREAGSRTKMAVYSNDENVDPVGACVGMNYARVSAVVDELHGEKIDIIKWDNDPALLIENALSPAKVILVLADEEDREAIVIVPDYQLSLAIGKEGQNVRLAAKLTGYKIDIKSETQARDEGLFEEYGIDYQTGDVTGDEEGQTGEEA; encoded by the coding sequence ATGAAAAAAACAAGTAAAGAGCCGATTGAGAGCGGCAATGAGCTGAAGGAGGCGATTGAGCTCCTCGAGAAGGAAAAAAATATCAGCAAAGACTCCTTGCTCGAAGCCATTCAAAATTCGCTGCTCAGTGCCTGCAAGAATCACTTCGGTACCTCTGACAACGTAGAGGTTATCATGGATCCGGACAGTTGCCGCTACCGCGTCATTCAGAAGAAAATCGTAGTAGAGGAAGTTCCGGAGAAGGTGCGCGCGGAAGAGAAGGCGATGTATATTTCTCTTGCGGAAGCGAAGATGATCGATCCGAAGTACGAACTTGAAGACATCGTACCGATGGAAGTTAAGTCGAGAGAATTCGGGCGCATTGCGACGGGCATCGCAAAGAACGTGATTTTACAGAAAATCCGTGAGGAAGAGCGCAAGGTCATTTATAACGATTATTTTGAAAAAGAACATAATCTGGTGACCGGTGTCGTACAGCGCCTTAATGTGAACGGCAACGGAATTTCCGTGAGCCTCGGCAAGTGTGACACCGTGCTGCCGGAGTCGGAGCAGGTAAAGGGCGAGATTTTCCGTCCGACCGATCACATCAAACTTTATGTGGTCGAGGTGAAAGACGCGCCGAAGGGGCCTCGCATTTCTGTTTCGAGAACGCATCCGGATTTGGTGCGCTGCCTGTTTGAGCAGGAAGTCAGTGAGGTTAAGGACGGAACGGTCGAGATTAAAGCCATTGCGCGCGAGGCCGGTTCCAGAACCAAGATGGCGGTCTATTCAAACGATGAAAACGTGGATCCGGTCGGTGCTTGCGTCGGCATGAACTACGCGCGTGTGAGTGCGGTTGTCGATGAGCTGCACGGTGAGAAAATCGACATCATCAAATGGGACAACGATCCTGCGCTTTTGATTGAGAATGCGCTGAGTCCGGCGAAGGTTATTCTTGTACTTGCGGATGAAGAGGACAGGGAAGCCATTGTCATTGTCCCGGATTACCAGCTTTCGCTTGCAATCGGCAAGGAGGGGCAGAATGTCCGCCTTGCGGCGAAGCTGACCGGTTATAAGATCGATATCAAGTCGGAGACCCAGGCGAGAGATGAGGGACTCTTCGAGGAGTACGGCATCGATTACCAGACGGGAGATGTGACAGGCGACGAAGAGGGGCAGACCGGCGAGGAGGCGTGA
- a CDS encoding phage tail tip lysozyme: MNLWLRKYVQRHRAVLVISCMVGVFLILPFGLRSMWATGKRPALEKTAEDIVRETVAAQITAESSETPSVSAFMLRASSAGWQQTAAGWIYLNASGERETGTWIVGEDGRYYYVNAAGIMEYGEILRIDGERYHFAADGSMSTGRFYQGEYEYFASTSGALYRNSWVQDGENWCYVDGLGHILKGGMTPDSYYVDERGYLIAAPGSRFEGFTYENDGAHQLYLNLGTADIIHSYLKTRGWTETAIAGLLGNFQQESGINPALEEAGSHNGYGLGQWSFERRVRLEAYCRERNKPYDDLLTQLEFLLQEPGESEFVARYARTDWSSPAAAAIEWGISWERYNLADLSMSRVRIPYAEAYYAHYVHGVSFLVSSTKYEEPKALMEVASAANAEARTASVETEAPETKAEETTSANEAKTTEESTTESRAESSSVAEEDERRKVGVSSTGGSGSVVRKVRAAASVETEEDHGPGFREDEQTTSAETESKE; the protein is encoded by the coding sequence ATGAATTTGTGGCTTCGGAAGTATGTGCAGCGTCACCGTGCGGTTTTGGTTATCTCCTGTATGGTGGGGGTATTCCTGATTCTGCCCTTTGGTCTGCGTAGTATGTGGGCGACGGGTAAAAGGCCGGCGCTTGAAAAGACTGCGGAGGATATCGTGCGTGAGACAGTCGCTGCCCAAATCACCGCAGAGAGCAGCGAAACGCCCAGTGTCTCCGCGTTTATGCTGCGTGCAAGTAGCGCAGGCTGGCAACAGACGGCAGCAGGCTGGATTTATCTCAATGCCTCCGGCGAACGAGAGACAGGGACTTGGATTGTCGGAGAAGACGGACGCTATTACTATGTCAATGCGGCCGGCATCATGGAATACGGGGAGATTCTTCGAATCGACGGAGAACGCTATCACTTTGCTGCGGACGGCAGCATGAGTACAGGGCGTTTCTACCAGGGAGAATATGAGTACTTTGCATCAACGAGCGGTGCTCTTTATCGAAACAGCTGGGTACAGGACGGCGAAAATTGGTGTTATGTCGACGGCCTGGGGCATATCCTGAAGGGTGGCATGACTCCGGATTCCTACTATGTGGACGAGCGGGGCTATCTGATTGCTGCGCCGGGATCCCGCTTTGAGGGCTTCACCTATGAGAATGACGGGGCACATCAGCTCTATCTCAATTTGGGAACGGCGGATATCATTCACAGCTACTTAAAAACGCGAGGTTGGACAGAAACCGCAATTGCGGGGCTTCTCGGAAACTTCCAACAGGAAAGCGGCATTAATCCCGCGCTTGAGGAGGCCGGAAGCCATAACGGTTACGGACTCGGACAATGGAGCTTTGAGCGCCGTGTTCGCTTGGAGGCATATTGCAGAGAGCGAAATAAGCCCTATGATGACTTGCTGACCCAGCTGGAGTTCTTATTGCAGGAACCCGGGGAGAGTGAGTTTGTTGCACGCTATGCGAGAACCGATTGGAGTTCTCCGGCAGCAGCCGCGATTGAATGGGGAATCAGTTGGGAGCGTTATAACCTCGCGGATCTTTCGATGAGTCGCGTGCGCATACCTTATGCCGAAGCATATTATGCACATTATGTTCACGGGGTTTCTTTCTTGGTTTCAAGTACAAAGTATGAGGAACCGAAGGCCCTGATGGAAGTGGCTAGCGCAGCAAATGCCGAGGCAAGGACTGCGTCGGTCGAAACAGAAGCACCGGAAACAAAGGCTGAGGAGACAACGAGCGCGAACGAGGCTAAGACGACGGAAGAGAGTACAACGGAGAGCAGGGCGGAAAGTTCTTCGGTAGCGGAAGAGGATGAGAGAAGAAAGGTGGGAGTCAGCTCGACCGGCGGTTCCGGCAGTGTTGTGCGTAAGGTGCGGGCTGCTGCTTCGGTTGAGACCGAGGAGGATCATGGCCCCGGCTTCCGAGAAGATGAGCAGACGACAAGCGCCGAGACGGAAAGCAAGGAGTAA
- the htpG gene encoding molecular chaperone HtpG: protein MENKQGSLSIHSDNIFPIIKKWLYSDHDIFVRELVSNGCDAVTKLKKLALIGEYQAPEQERYEIRVEVSPKERRIRFTDNGVGMSADEIEKYINQIAFSGARDFIETYKDKANEDQIIGHFGLGFYSAFMVADRVVIETKSYREAEGAVHWESEGGTEYSMQDGTRSEHGTEITLYLSEESREFSELPRVREVLEKYCGFMPVAIYLTDADAAPETELIDPDEKRENDVVLETVREEAEVEEKTKEDGSKELVELSPARERLKIQKRPQPINDTEPLWKKHPNEVSKDEYEAFYRKVFMDYREPLFWIHLNMDYPFRLQGILYFPHIELEYEAAEGKIKLFNNQVFIADNIKEVIPEFLLLLKGVIDCPDLPLNVSRSALQNDGFVKKISAYITKKVAEKLTGMCKTDRENYEKYWDDIAPFVQYGCLKDEKFEEKVKDAVLFKNLEKKYLTLEACLKENEERFPNRIFYVTDEKQQRSYIDLFKSQNIDAVILPHAIDMPFIQSLEAKNKDLKFLRIDADLNEALCEKEEAADESSETREKALASAVQKAIGEAAPQVKLESFKNAEVAAMLTLSEESRRMQDMMRQYGMADSEGMFGASGATLVLNRKHPLVKYLQEQVVVRDGSEAEETAREHAEVEVHESAERKPKTKGLTKQLCEQLYDLACIQQGTLSPERMKAFIERSNALMEALTK from the coding sequence ATGGAAAACAAACAGGGCAGCTTGTCGATACACAGCGACAACATCTTCCCGATCATCAAAAAATGGCTGTATTCCGATCACGATATCTTTGTGCGTGAGCTGGTTTCAAACGGTTGCGACGCCGTTACCAAGTTAAAAAAGCTTGCACTGATCGGGGAATATCAGGCACCGGAGCAGGAGCGCTATGAGATTCGGGTGGAGGTAAGCCCGAAGGAGCGGCGCATACGCTTTACGGACAACGGTGTTGGCATGAGTGCGGACGAGATTGAAAAGTATATCAACCAGATTGCGTTTTCCGGCGCCCGGGATTTCATTGAGACTTATAAGGATAAGGCGAATGAGGATCAGATTATAGGGCACTTCGGCCTCGGCTTTTATTCGGCATTTATGGTTGCCGATCGCGTTGTAATTGAGACCAAGTCTTACCGTGAAGCAGAGGGAGCTGTGCATTGGGAGTCCGAGGGCGGAACCGAGTACAGTATGCAAGACGGCACGCGCAGCGAACACGGAACCGAGATTACCCTCTATCTCTCCGAAGAGAGCCGTGAGTTTTCGGAGCTTCCGCGCGTCAGAGAAGTGCTTGAAAAGTACTGCGGCTTCATGCCGGTTGCCATCTATCTCACGGATGCGGATGCCGCACCCGAGACAGAGCTCATCGATCCGGATGAGAAGAGAGAGAATGATGTGGTGCTTGAGACCGTGCGGGAAGAGGCAGAGGTCGAAGAAAAGACCAAGGAGGACGGCAGTAAGGAACTTGTCGAGCTTAGCCCGGCGCGGGAGCGCCTGAAGATTCAAAAGCGCCCGCAGCCGATTAACGACACCGAGCCTCTCTGGAAAAAGCATCCGAACGAGGTGAGCAAGGACGAGTACGAGGCGTTTTACCGCAAGGTGTTCATGGATTACCGAGAGCCGCTCTTCTGGATTCATCTGAATATGGATTATCCCTTCCGTCTGCAGGGCATTTTGTACTTCCCGCATATTGAGCTCGAGTACGAAGCCGCGGAGGGAAAAATCAAACTCTTCAATAACCAGGTTTTCATTGCGGACAACATCAAAGAAGTGATTCCGGAGTTCCTTTTGCTTTTAAAAGGTGTGATTGACTGCCCGGATCTTCCGCTCAACGTCTCACGTTCGGCTCTGCAGAATGACGGCTTTGTCAAGAAGATCAGCGCCTATATCACGAAGAAGGTCGCGGAAAAACTGACCGGTATGTGCAAGACGGATCGTGAGAACTATGAGAAGTATTGGGATGATATTGCCCCCTTTGTCCAGTACGGCTGCCTCAAAGACGAGAAGTTTGAGGAGAAGGTAAAGGATGCTGTGCTCTTTAAGAATCTCGAAAAGAAGTATTTGACGCTGGAAGCTTGCCTCAAAGAGAATGAGGAGCGCTTTCCGAACCGCATTTTCTATGTGACGGATGAAAAGCAGCAGAGAAGCTATATCGATCTTTTCAAGAGCCAGAATATTGACGCGGTTATTTTGCCTCACGCCATTGATATGCCGTTCATTCAGAGCCTCGAAGCAAAGAATAAGGACTTAAAATTCCTTCGAATCGACGCGGATTTAAACGAGGCTCTGTGCGAGAAAGAAGAAGCTGCGGATGAATCGAGTGAGACCAGAGAAAAGGCTCTTGCTTCGGCGGTGCAAAAGGCCATCGGTGAGGCGGCCCCGCAAGTGAAACTTGAAAGCTTTAAAAACGCTGAGGTTGCGGCAATGCTCACTCTCTCCGAGGAATCCAGACGCATGCAGGACATGATGCGGCAGTACGGCATGGCTGACAGCGAGGGAATGTTCGGTGCCTCCGGGGCCACGCTTGTCTTAAATCGGAAGCATCCGCTGGTGAAGTACTTACAGGAGCAGGTTGTGGTGCGAGACGGCAGCGAAGCTGAGGAGACAGCACGCGAACATGCGGAAGTCGAAGTGCATGAAAGCGCGGAGCGTAAGCCAAAAACCAAGGGACTCACAAAGCAGCTCTGCGAACAGCTCTACGATCTTGCCTGCATTCAGCAGGGCACACTCAGTCCGGAGCGAATGAAGGCATTTATCGAGCGCAGCAATGCACTGATGGAAGCACTTACAAAATAA
- the rimP gene encoding ribosome maturation factor RimP: MGKREGYVERTENFLAALQNEKAFEVVDVDYVREAGTWYLRILCDMPGGIGIEDCAEISRAVSAWLDREDFIPEEYILEVSSPGLSRSLKKEKDLVREQGKDVEVKLFKAKDGQKEFSGVLLGHTEDTLTIETEEGEKSFLRSEIAGIRLAPKF, from the coding sequence TTGGGAAAGCGCGAAGGCTATGTGGAGCGTACCGAGAACTTTCTCGCTGCGCTGCAGAATGAGAAAGCATTTGAAGTGGTGGACGTCGATTATGTGAGGGAGGCGGGCACATGGTATCTGCGCATTCTCTGTGATATGCCGGGCGGCATCGGAATCGAGGATTGTGCGGAAATCAGTCGCGCAGTCTCCGCTTGGTTGGATCGGGAGGATTTTATTCCCGAAGAGTATATTCTTGAGGTGAGTTCGCCGGGGCTTTCGCGAAGTCTGAAAAAAGAGAAAGATCTGGTGCGCGAGCAGGGCAAAGATGTGGAAGTAAAACTCTTTAAGGCCAAGGACGGTCAAAAGGAGTTTTCGGGCGTATTGCTCGGTCACACGGAAGATACACTGACAATTGAGACCGAAGAAGGCGAGAAGAGCTTTCTTCGCAGTGAAATCGCAGGCATACGCCTGGCGCCGAAATTCTGA